One segment of Macrotis lagotis isolate mMagLag1 chromosome 1, bilby.v1.9.chrom.fasta, whole genome shotgun sequence DNA contains the following:
- the LOC141492745 gene encoding olfactory receptor 14C36-like, translating into MSNITTIVTEFLLLGFSDTQELKVLYFLLFFLLYSSGLMGNLLIVIITIFDRRLHTPMYFFLRNLSIVDACYLSVTVPLESINSLLNNRVISFSGCAAQIFLIVFLAYFEFTLLTVMARDRYVAICHPLHYTVIMRPSVCMKMTLTCLVTGLFYSAFHTGYTFRLSFCQSNVIPQFFCDIPSLLKISCSETFSNMFSLFITILVIGAICFGFIIASYIRIFSTVLRFPVKEQQRKAFSTCLPHIIVVSLFLLSIGVLYLQPTSESGSIKDIILSIYYSIIPPLLNPIIYSLRNKQIKEAVRFVMSRKLLLSNIA; encoded by the coding sequence ATGTCCAACATTACCACCATCGTGACTGAGTTTCTACTTCTGGGATTTTCTGACACTCAAGAACTGAAGGtcttatattttttgcttttctttctactttactCATCAGGCTTGATGGGGAATCTCCTCATTGTCATCATCACTATTTTTGACAGGAGACTCCATACCCCCATGTACTTTTTCCTTAGGAATTTGTCCATTGTGGATGCCTGCTACTTATCAGTCACAGTTCCCCTAGAGTCCATTAACTCCCTACTGAACAACAGAGTTATTTCATTTTCTGGATGTGCAGCTCAAATATTCTTGATTGTTTTCTTGGcatattttgaatttactttgcTCACTGTCATGGCCCGTGATCGCTATGTTGCCATCTGCCACCCACTTCATTACACAGTGATCATGCGACCCAGTGTCTGCATGAAGATGACACTCACATGCTTGGTCACTGGACTTTTTTATTCGGCTTTCCATACTGGTTACACGTTTCGATTGTCTTTCTGCCAATCCAATGTGATCCCTCAGTTCTTCTGTGATATCCCCTCTCTCCTCAAGATCTCTTGCTCAGAGACATTCAGCAACATGTTCTCCTTATTTATCACTATTCTAGTGATCGGGGCTATCTGCTTTGGCTTCATCATTGCTTCCTACATTAGAATATTTTCCACTGTACTCAGATTTCCAGTGAAAGAACAACAAAGAAAAGCGTTCTCTACTTGCCTGCCCCACATCATAGTggtttctttgttccttttatcAATTGGTGTTTTGTACCTACAGCCAACTTCAGAATCTGGGTCCATTAAAGATATAATCCTTTCAATATACTATTCCATAATACCTCCCTTGTTGAACCCCATTATATACAGTCTACGGAATAAGCAGATAAAAGAGGCTGTAAGATTTGTAATGAGTAGAAAACTTCTGCTAAGTAATATTGCATAA